One Oryza sativa Japonica Group chromosome 8, ASM3414082v1 DNA window includes the following coding sequences:
- the LOC4345732 gene encoding E3 ubiquitin-protein ligase RSL1 → MASGSSSSNDAAADLTVLVDDFYFSVLSHGRNDDDDSADGDDGELFPISDEKYASELQLQEVIMSSSVAATTARSSSAPVIFIGECSSSHAASSSSRLTSIPAAAATTLVFCKICMDAVPPSAAHRASRGCDHAFCAACLAGYVGAKIQERIADVRCPEERCRGALDPELCQGILPREVFDRWGAALCEAMVLAAPRAYCPFKDCSAMMLDDAGEAVTESECPSCRRLFCAQCAVPWHAGVDCAAYKKLGKGDRGKEDLLVVEMAKGKKWKRCPKCKYFVEKSQGCLHITCRCGFEFCYGCGGQWGVTHASCSTA, encoded by the exons ATGGCGTCGGGGTCTTCCAGTTccaacgacgccgccgccgacctcaccgtcctcgtcgacgactTCTACTTCTCCGTCCTCTCCCACGgccgcaacgacgacgacgactccgccgatggagacgacggcgagctctTCCCGATATCCGACGAGAAGTACGCCTCCGAGCTGCAGCTCCAGGAGGTGATCATGTCGTCCTCCGTggcggccaccacggcgcgctcctcgtcggcgccggttATCTTCATAGGTGAGTGCTCCTCCTcccacgccgcgtcgtcgtcgtctcggtTGACCtcgatccccgccgccgccgcgacgacgctCGTCTTCTGCAAGATCTGCATGGACGCcgtgccgccgtccgccgcgcacCGCGCGAGCCGCGGGTGCGACCACGCCTTCTGCGCGGCGTGCCTCGCGGGCTACGTCGGCGCCAAGATCCAGGAGAGGATCGCCGACGTCCGGTGCCCCGAGGAGCGGTGCCGCGGCGCGCTCGACCCGGAGCTCTGCCAGGGGATCCTCCCGCGGGAGGTGTTCGACCGGTGGGGCGCGGCGCTGTGCGAGGCCATGGTGCTCGCCGCCCCGAGGGCGTACTGCCCGTTCAAGGACTGCTCGGCGATGATGctggacgacgccggcgaggccgtcACCGAGTCGGAGTGCCCGAGCTGCCGGCGCCTCTTCTGCGCGCAGTGCGCCGTGCCGTGGCACGCCGGCGTCGACTGCGCGGCGTACAAGAAGCTCGGCAAGGGGGACAGGGGCAAGGAGGACCTGCTGGTGGTGGAGATGGCCAAGGGGAAGAAGTGGAAGAGGTGCCCCAAGTGCAAGTACTTCGTGGAGAAGTCCCAAGGTTGCCTGCACATCACCTGCAG GTGTGGCTTCGAGTTCTGCTATGGATGTGGAGGGCAGTGGGGCGTTACTCATGCGAGTTGCAGCACTGCATGA
- the LOC4345733 gene encoding E3 ubiquitin-protein ligase RSL1-like has protein sequence MAMAEAAEGQRPRQRQRRQPQPQRQQHPSCGICMEPMPPSEAHRGGGGGCAHAFCRACLAGHVRAKVESGGGAGAVRCPDPSCGGALDPELCRGALPGDVFERWCAALCEAMFAGARRTYCPYPGCSEMMVADADDEGCAGVTQSECQACRRLFCARCGVPWHAGVSCAEFGRLGEGERGREDLLLVQAARNGGWKRCPRCRFYVEKSHGCLHITCRCGFEFCYGCGRQWQLIHDGCSG, from the exons ATGGCGATGGCGGAAGCGGCCGAGGGACAGCggccgcggcagcggcagcgtcggcagccgcagccgcagcggcagcagcatccAAGCTGCGGCATCTGCATGGAGCCCATGCCGCCCTCCGAGgcgcaccgcggcggcggcggcggctgcgcgcaCGCCTTCTGCCGCGCGTGCCTCGCGGGCCACGTCCGCGCCAAGGTcgagtccggcggcggcgcgggcgccgtGCGTTGCCCCGACCCGTCGTGCGGCGGCGCGCTCGACCCGGAGCTGTGCCGCGGCGCGCTCCCGGGGGACGTGTTCGAGCGGTGGTGCGCGGCGCTCTGCGAGGCCATGTtcgccggcgcgcggcggaCGTACTGCCCGTACCCTGGCTGCTCCGAGATGAtggtcgccgacgccgacgacgaggggTGCGCGGGCGTGACGCAGTCGGAGTGCCAGGCGTGCAGGCGGCTGTTCTGCGCGCGGTGCGGCGTGCCGTGGCACGCCGGCGTGAGCTGCGCCGAGTTCGGGCGGCTCGGCGAGGGGGAGCGCGGGCGGGAGGACCTGCTGCTGGTGCAGGCCGCGCGGAACGGCGGGTGGAAGCGCTGCCCGCGCTGCAGGTTCTACGTCGAGAAGTCCCACGGCTGCCTCCACATCACATGCAG GTGCGGCTTTGAATTCTGCTATGGATGTGGGAGACAGTGGCAGCTGATACATGACGGCTGCTCTGGGTAA
- the LOC4345734 gene encoding subtilisin-like protease SBT1.5, which translates to MASSASRTLLLLVVVVVVAAAVGGVLGGGGEERTFIVRVDADAKPSAFPTHAHWYEAAVMAAEGGGGGGEWREGGPLIHTYSAAFHGFSARMSPAAAAALAEAPGVAAVVPERVRQLATTRSPRFLGLLSSPPSALLADSDFGSDLVIAIIDTGISPTHRSFHDRGLGPVPSKWRGVCSSGPGFPPNSCNRKLVGARFFSAGYEATSGRMNETAEVRSPLDTDGHGTHTASIAAGRYVFPASTLGYARGVAAGMAPKARLAAYKVCWVGGCFDSDILAAFDAAVADGVDVVSLSVGGVVVPYYLDAIAIGAFGATEAGIVVSASAGNGGPGGLTVTNVAPWMATVGAGSMDRAFPANVQLGNGQVLDGVSVYGGPALQSGKMYELVYAGASSGAASSAADGYSASMCLDGSLDPAAVRGKIVVCDRGVNSRAAKGDVVHRAGGIGMVLANGVFDGEGLVADCHVLPATAVGAAAGDKLRKYIGSSTRQAPATGTILFEGTHLGVHPAPVVAAFSARGPNPQSPEILKPDLIAPGLNILAAWPSGVGPAGIPSDGRRTEFNILSGTSMACPHISGLAALLKAAHPTWSPAAIKSALMTTAYIKDNSNGTMVDESTGVVADVFDFGAGHVDPMRAMDPGLVYDITPVDYVNFLCNLNYTEQNIRAITRRPADCRGARRAGHAGNLNYPSMSATFAADGTRATMKTHFIRTVTNVGGGRAVYRATVRSPEGCAVTVQPRQLAFRRDGQKLSFTVRVEAAAPAKKMEPGSSQVRSGAVTWSDGRHAVNTPVVVTVQAPLQ; encoded by the coding sequence atggcgtcgtcggcgtcccgCACTctcctgctgctggtggtggtggtggttgtggcCGCTGCCGTTGGAGGAGTGTtgggtgggggaggggaggagaggacgtTCATCGTGCGGGTGGATGCGGACGCGAAGCCCTCGGCGTTCCCGACGCACGCGCACTGGTACGAGGCGGCGGTGATGGCAgcggagggtggtggtggtggaggggagTGGCGGGAGGGGGGCCCGCTGATCCACACCTACTCCGCCGCCTTCCACGGCTTCTCCGCGCGGATgtcgccggctgcggcggcggcgctggcggaggctcccggggtggcggcggtggtgccggAGCGGGTCCGGCAGCTCGCCACCACCCGCTCGCCGCGGTTCCTTGGGCTGCTGTCGTCCCCGCCGTCGGCGCTCCTCGCGGACTCGGATTTTGGTTCCGACCTCGTCATCGCCATCATCGACACCGGCATCTCCCCCACCCACCGCAGCTTCCACGACCGTGGGCTTGGTCCGGTGCCGTCCAAGTGGCGCGGGGTGTGCTCGTCGGGGCCTGGGTTCCCGCCCAACTCCTGCAATCGCAAGCTCGTCGGCGCGCGGTTCTTCTCCGCCGGGTATGAGGCCACCTCCGGCCGCATGAACGAGACGGCGGAGGTCAGGTCGCCGCTCGACACCGATGGGCACGGGACCCACacggcctccatcgccgccggccgctacGTGTTCCCGGCGTCCACCCTCGGCTACGCCCGGGGCGTGGCTGCCGGGATGGCGCCCAAGGCACGCCTCGCCGCGTACAAGGTGTGCTGGGTGGGCGGCTGCTTCGACTCCGACATCCTTGCGGCTTTcgatgccgccgtcgccgacggcgtCGATGTCGTGTCCCTCAGCGTCGGTGGCGTCGTCGTGCCGTACTACCTTGACGCCATTGCCATTGGGGCATTCGGGGCGACGGAGGCTGGGATTGTTGTTTCGGCTTCGGCCGGCAATGGCGGCCCTGGTGGGCTCACTGTGACCAATGTGGCTCCCTGGATGGCCACCGTTGGCGCTGGGTCCATGGACCGCGCCTTCCCGGCCAACGTGCAGCTCGGCAATGGTCAAGTGCTCGACGGTGTCAGCGTGTACGGCGGGCCAGCGCTCCAATCCGGCAAGATGTATGAGCTTGTATATGCTGGAGCAAGCAGCGGCGCTGCCTCGTCTGCGGCTGACGGCTACTCGGCGTCCATGTGCCTCGACGGCTCGCTCGACCCCGCCGCGGTGCGGGGCAAGATCGTGGTGTGCGACCGCGGCGTGAACTCGCGCGCCGCCAAGGGCGACGTGGTTCACCGCGCGGGCGGCATCGGGATGGTGCTCGCCAACGGGGTGTTCGACGGGGAGGGCCTCGTCGCCGACTGCCACGTTCTGCCAGCCACAGCCGTCGGCGCGGCCGCTGGCGACAAGCTCCGTAAGTACATTGGGTCGTCGACGCGGCAGGCGCCGGCCACCGGCACCATCTTGTTCGAAGGCACCCACCTCGGCGTGCATCCGGCGCCTGTGGTGGCCGCGTTCTCCGCGCGTGGCCCCAATCCCCAATCCCCGGAAATACTCAAGCCAGACCTGATTGCCCCCGGCCTAAACATCCTCGCCGCATGGCCCAGCGGCGTCGGGCCGGCCGGCATCCCCTCCGACGGCCGCCGCACGGAATTCAACATCCTCTCGGGCACGTCCATGGCTTGCCCGCACATCTCCGGCCTCGCCGCATTGCTCAAGGCGGCGCATCCTACCTGGAGCCCCGCGGCGATCAAGTCAGCGCTCATGACCACCGCCTACATCAAGGACAACAGCAACGGCACCATGGTGGACGAGTCCACGGGCGTCGTGGCCGACGTGTTCGACTTCGGCGCAGGGCACGTTGACCCGATGCGCGCCATGGACCCTGGTCTCGTCTACGACATCACCCCCGTGGACTACGTCAACTTCCTCTGCAACCTGAACTACACCGAGCAGAACATCCGGGCGATCACGCGGCGCCCCGCGGACtgccgcggcgcgcggcgcgcggggcacGCCGGGAACCTCAACTACCCGTCCATGTCCGCCACGTTCGCCGCGGACGGCACCAGGGCGACGATGAAGACCCACTTCATCCGGACGGTGACcaacgtcggcggcgggcgcgcggtgTACCGCGCGACGGTGAGGTCGCCCGAGGGGTGCGCGGTGACCGTGCAGCCGCGGCAGCTGGCGTTCCGGCGCGACGGGCAGAAGCTGAGCTTCACGGTGCGGGTGGAGGCCGCGGCGCCAGCCAAGAAGATGGAGCCCGGGAGCTCGCAGGTGAGGAGCGGCGCGGTGACGTGGAGCGACGGGAGGCACGCCGTGAACACCCCGGTCGTCGTGACAGTGCAAGCGCCGCTGCAGTAA
- the LOC4345736 gene encoding auxin-responsive protein SAUR76, translated as MGKGGGLSKLRCMIRRWHSSSRIARAPPSAGELEEGSAAAAGRAASFHGADEVPKGLHPVYVGKSRRRYLIAEELVGHPLFQNLVDRTGGGGGGGAATVVGCEVVLFEHLLWMLENADPQPESLDELVEYYAC; from the coding sequence atgggGAAGGGAGGCGGGCTGAGCAAGCTGAGGTGCATGATCAGGAGGTGGCACTCGTCGAGCCGCAtcgcgcgggcgccgccgtcggcggggGAGCTGGAGGAGggctctgcggcggcggcggggagggcggcgtcgTTCCACGGCGCGGACGAGGTGCCCAAGGGGCTCCACCCGGTGTACGTCGGCAAGTCGCGGCGGCGGTACCTCATCGccgaggagctcgtcggccaCCCGCTGTTCCAGAACCTCGTCGaccgcaccggcggcggcggcggcggcggcgccgcgaccGTCGTCGGCTGCGAGGTCGTGCTGTTCGAGCACCTGCTCTGGATGCTGGAGAACGCCGACCCGCAGCCGGAGTCCCTCGACGAGCTCGTCGAGTACTACGCCTGCTGA